In a single window of the Podospora pseudocomata strain CBS 415.72m chromosome 2 map unlocalized CBS415.72m_2, whole genome shotgun sequence genome:
- a CDS encoding uncharacterized protein (EggNog:ENOG503P5M6; COG:I), which yields MAPITLTLPSDYGYVLLAASSTFFINTLHAVLTSKARKASGIKYPVSYASNDLAEKDRKAYLFNCAQRAHNNFTENLTPFLGSLLISGLQYPKFAGALGGLWAFARVLFALGYTSKGPEGRMIGSLIGSLTDFVLKFTAAYTAVGFALQW from the exons ATggcccccatcaccctcaccctcccctccgacTACGGCTacgtcctcctcgccgcctcctccaccttcttcatcaacaccctccacgCCGTCCTCACCTCCAAAGCCCGCAAGGCCTCGGGCATCAAGTACCCCGTCTCCTACGCCTCCAACGACCTCGCCGAAAAGGACCGCAAGGCCTACCTCTTCAACTGCGCCCAGCGCGCCCACAACAACTTCACCGAGAATCTCACCCCCTTTCTcggctccctcctcatctctgGGCTCCAGTACCCCAAGTTTGCCGGCGCCCTCGGCGGCCTCTGGGCTTTCGCCAGGGTGTTGTTTGCCTTGGGGTATACCAGCAAAGGACcagaggggaggatgat TGGTTCTCTCATCGGCTCCCTCACCGACTTTGTCCTCAAGTTCACTGCTGCTTATACTGCTGTTGGCTTTGCCCTTCAGTGGTGA
- a CDS encoding uncharacterized protein (EggNog:ENOG503NYUB; COG:L): MPADLDFPVIFLLPSHLGSEELQELVEQIPTLTYDINEAEVILGKISRKERALFELRKRKLVTEEVEKDERTPPASPPRKRIRLSATPALGSSDLDSDTCSEGEIQRRLVGPVSVPKVEPTVKVAKLSWFTDSLSAGEVLPLDDKYAIYHGRKAMQPPPAPASVQTTPTKSTSNILTRAHKDSHPRTPPSSQKRYSSQGSSQKPGSTYASHPVTKTPKRPALLRQTTSEHDLDTHLPPIPPCLHTTYSCQRSTPANPPNQEFISLLLQIRLARTLTGDKIGVRAYSSAIATVAAYPFSFQTQNEVARLPGCGQKIALLYQEYKTSGTLKEVEEYESDPKLQVLKLFYDIWGVAETTAREFYNKGWRDIDDVVEYGWDGLTRVQQIGVKYYDEFLLKIPRREVEEIGGVILKEANKIEEGFGMVIVGGYRRGKKESGDVDVVLSHRDEEATRGFVERIVVGLERRGYITHTLLLSTANTERGQEPVAWKGDSRVAGSGFDTLDKALVVWQDPNYEGEGRNTNPHRRVDIIISPWKTAGCAVMGWTSGTTFQRDLRRYCKKEKGLKFDSSGVRSRKDGAWVDLESDPVTGEPAPDMLTAERRVFKGVGLEWREPEERCTN, from the coding sequence ATGCCAGCAGACCTTGATTTTCCCGTTATTTTCCTCCTACCTAGTCATCTAGGATCCGAAGAGCTTCAAGAACTCGTAGAGCAAATACCTACTCTGACTTACGACATCAACGAGGCAGAGGTCATTCTCGGAAAGATTTCTCGCAAAGAGCGCGCGCTGTTTGAGCTGAGAAAGCGCAAGCTTGTCACTGAAGAAGTCGAAAAAGATGAACGCACACCTCCAGCCTCACCTCCTCGGAAGCGAATCCGACTGTCAGCGACTCCGGCCCTTGGGAGTTCAGATCTCGACTCTGATACCTGCTCAGAAGGGGAGATCCAACGCCGTCTTGTAGGACCAGTTTCCGTTCCCAAAGTCGAACCGACCGTCAAAGTTGCCAAGTTATCTTGGTTCACCGACTCCCTTTCCGCCGGCGAGGTCCTCCCTCTAGACGACAAATATGCCATCTACCACGGCCGCAAAGCCATGCAGCCACCCCCTGCTCCAGCTTCAGTCCAAACCACACCTACCAAAtccacctccaacatcttGACGCGAGCGCATAAAGACTCCCACCCGCGTacacctccttcctctcaaaAGCGATACTCCTCCCAGGGTTCCTCCCAAAAACCAGGCTCAACCTACGCCTCCCACCCAGtcaccaaaacccccaaacgCCCTGCCTTACTAAGGCAGACAACCTCTGAACACGACCTAGAcacccatctcccccccatccccccttgCCTGCACACAACCTACTCGTGTCAACGCTCCACCccagccaaccccccaaaccaagaattcatctccctcctcctccaaatccgccTCGCGCGCACCCTGACTGGGGATAAAATCGGCGTCCGCGCCTACAGCTCTGCCATAGCAACAGTAGCAGCCtaccccttttccttccagACCCAAAACGAAGTCGCCCGGCTCCCCGGCTGCGGCCAAAAGATCGCGTTGCTATACCAAGAGTACAAAACCAGCGGGACACTCAAAGAAGTGGAGGAGTACGAATCCGACCCCAAGCTTCAGGTTCTAAAGTTGTTTTATGATATCTGGGGCGTGGCAGAGACGACAGCAAGGGAGTTTTACAacaaggggtggagggacATTGACGATGTGGTCGAGTAtgggtgggatgggttgACAAGGGTGCAGCAGATTGGCGTGAAGTATTATGACGAGTTCTTGCTCAAGATACCgaggagagaggtggaggagatcgGGGGGGTTATACTGAAGGAGGCGAAtaagattgaggaggggtttgggatggttATTGTTGGGGGGTacaggagggggaagaaggagtcgggggatgtggatgtTGTGCTTTCGCACCGGGATGAGGAGGCCAcgagggggtttgtggagaggattgttgttgggttggagaggagggggtatATCACTCAtacgctgctgctgagcacgGCAAATACGGAACGGGGACAGGAACCGGTTGCTTGGAAGGGGGACTCGAGGGTGGCGGGGAGCGGGTTTGATACTTTGGATAAGGCGCTGGTTGTGTGGCAGGATCCGAAttatgagggggaggggaggaataCCAATCCGCATAGGAGGGTGGATATCATTATTAGTCCTTGGAAAACGGCTGGGTGTGCGGTTATGGGGTGGACGTCGGGGACAACGTTTCAgagggatttgaggaggtattgtaagaaggagaaggggttgaagttTGATAGCTCTGGGGTGAGGAGCAGGAAGGATGGGGCGTGGGTTGATCTGGAGAGTGATCCTGTTACGGGGGAGCCGGCGCCGGATATGTTgacggcggagaggagggtgtttaagggggttgggctggAGTGGAGGGAGCCGGAGGAGAGGTGCACGAATTGA